The Echinicola rosea genome has a segment encoding these proteins:
- a CDS encoding HupE/UreJ family protein — MSQFQAYFKLGIEHILDLNGFDHILFVIALCAIYLLRDWKKILVLVTAFTIGHSITLALATLRIFSVNSNLIEFLIPVTIAVTAFFNILKPRPSSGSGIQANYAFALFFGLIHGLGFSNYLRSLLGRENSIWEPLLAFNLGLEAGQLIIVGIFIVISSITIGIFGTNRKEWALVISSIVLGMSIMMILDKVYW, encoded by the coding sequence ATGAGTCAGTTTCAAGCTTATTTCAAACTCGGTATTGAACACATTCTTGACCTTAATGGTTTTGATCACATTTTATTTGTGATTGCCCTATGTGCCATCTATTTGCTTCGTGATTGGAAAAAGATCCTCGTGCTGGTAACGGCCTTTACCATTGGTCATTCCATCACCTTAGCGCTGGCCACGCTCAGGATTTTCAGTGTAAATTCCAACTTGATCGAATTCCTGATACCAGTGACCATAGCGGTTACCGCTTTCTTCAATATTCTCAAGCCACGGCCTTCCAGCGGAAGTGGCATCCAAGCCAATTATGCCTTTGCTTTGTTCTTTGGGCTTATCCATGGCCTGGGGTTTTCGAATTACCTGCGTTCCCTATTGGGCAGAGAAAACTCCATATGGGAGCCATTGCTAGCCTTTAACCTTGGTCTTGAGGCCGGCCAACTCATCATCGTGGGCATTTTCATTGTGATTTCTTCGATTACGATTGGTATATTTGGCACTAACCGAAAGGAATGGGCGCTGGTCATTTCCTCTATAGTGCTGGGAATGTCCATCATGATGATATTGGATAAAGTTTATTGGTAA
- a CDS encoding DUF6702 family protein → MAYLHPFYISVTDINYNENSQSLEIAQKIFWDDLEVALGNLAGRSVDFMHPDDPEALSSMIESYLLKNNQISVNGKKAELQYLGFEVEEDAAWFYLEAKGVSKPTKVKISNEILIRDYPDQRNMVNFYVDDVPKTLILYEDNESGSLEF, encoded by the coding sequence ATGGCATATTTGCATCCATTTTATATAAGTGTTACGGATATCAACTACAATGAAAATTCCCAAAGCTTGGAAATCGCCCAGAAAATTTTCTGGGATGATCTCGAAGTGGCTTTGGGCAATTTAGCGGGTAGATCAGTGGATTTTATGCATCCCGATGACCCGGAAGCATTGTCTTCAATGATCGAATCTTATTTATTAAAAAACAATCAGATTTCCGTCAATGGGAAAAAAGCGGAGCTGCAGTATTTAGGCTTTGAAGTGGAGGAGGATGCAGCTTGGTTTTATTTGGAGGCAAAGGGAGTCAGCAAACCTACCAAAGTGAAAATTTCCAATGAAATTTTGATCAGGGACTATCCCGACCAGCGGAATATGGTGAATTTTTATGTGGATGATGTGCCAAAGACTTTAATCCTCTATGAGGATAATGAAAGCGGCAGCTTGGAGTTTTGA
- a CDS encoding aldehyde dehydrogenase family protein: protein MIPKTVDIQKEKAIKNQQSALSARTKKLEQLKEWIRSNQKEIEKALYADLHKPAAEVAVTETSFVVMEINAALKNLAKWTAPVKVKQPIHMLGTQAYIQAEPKGAALIISPWNYPFNLTVAPLVSAISAGCSACLKPSEHSPHTAALLRRMVTELFAVEDVAIFEGGIPVTKELLEQPFDHIFFTGSTDVGKIVMKSAAKNLASVTLELGGKSPVIIDQGFDLQDAAKKIAIGRFINSGQTCIAPDYLFVHESQKDDFIEALKHQVNGMYNANGKGFDRSADYGRAINAQHILRLQNLLNDAQTKGAHVEFGGKSSLDNQFMEPTVVSQVSEEMTLMKEEIFGPILPVITYHQLDDVIQLIRLKPKPLAVYLFTTEDMVTEKLRKNTSSGALVVNDCAIQFLHSELPFGGIGASGMGRSHGHAGFMAFSNVKSVLKQRTGHTLPKLLYPPYGLKTSGIIKAFMKWIMKG, encoded by the coding sequence ATGATCCCAAAAACTGTTGATATCCAAAAGGAAAAAGCTATAAAAAACCAACAATCGGCACTTTCTGCCAGAACCAAAAAACTGGAACAGCTGAAAGAATGGATCAGATCCAATCAAAAGGAAATAGAGAAAGCACTCTATGCTGACCTCCATAAACCCGCTGCCGAAGTAGCCGTCACTGAAACCAGCTTTGTGGTGATGGAAATCAATGCTGCGCTAAAAAACCTGGCCAAATGGACTGCTCCGGTAAAAGTAAAACAGCCCATCCACATGCTGGGCACCCAAGCCTACATCCAAGCTGAACCAAAAGGTGCTGCACTGATTATTTCACCGTGGAATTACCCCTTTAACCTTACCGTAGCACCTTTGGTCTCTGCCATTTCGGCGGGGTGTAGCGCCTGCCTAAAGCCCTCAGAGCATAGCCCGCACACTGCCGCCCTTCTCAGAAGAATGGTCACAGAACTATTTGCAGTGGAAGATGTCGCGATTTTTGAAGGGGGAATTCCCGTCACCAAAGAACTTCTCGAACAGCCTTTTGATCATATTTTCTTCACCGGAAGTACCGATGTAGGAAAAATCGTCATGAAATCCGCCGCTAAAAACCTGGCCAGTGTCACCTTGGAATTGGGCGGGAAGTCGCCAGTGATCATTGATCAAGGGTTTGACTTGCAGGATGCTGCCAAGAAAATCGCCATTGGCAGATTTATAAATAGCGGACAGACCTGTATCGCTCCCGATTACCTTTTTGTACATGAGTCCCAAAAAGATGACTTCATAGAAGCGCTCAAACACCAAGTGAACGGGATGTACAACGCCAATGGAAAAGGCTTTGACCGAAGTGCTGACTATGGCAGGGCCATCAATGCCCAACACATCCTCAGGCTCCAAAACCTACTTAATGATGCCCAGACAAAGGGTGCACATGTGGAATTTGGCGGTAAAAGCTCCCTTGACAACCAATTCATGGAACCTACCGTCGTGAGCCAGGTATCTGAAGAAATGACCCTGATGAAAGAAGAAATTTTTGGCCCGATCTTGCCTGTCATCACTTATCACCAGTTAGATGATGTCATCCAACTGATTCGGCTAAAGCCCAAACCACTTGCCGTCTATCTTTTCACCACAGAAGACATGGTTACGGAAAAACTCAGAAAAAACACCAGCAGTGGAGCATTGGTGGTCAATGACTGTGCGATCCAATTTCTTCATTCTGAATTGCCCTTTGGTGGCATCGGTGCCAGCGGAATGGGCCGGTCACACGGACATGCCGGATTCATGGCATTTAGCAATGTAAAATCAGTTTTGAAACAACGGACTGGACATACCCTGCCCAAATTACTCTATCCACCATATGGGCTAAAAACCTCCGGTATCATCAAGGCCTTTATGAAATGGATCATGAAAGGGTAG
- a CDS encoding DUF7507 domain-containing protein, translated as MKALLSSFLFWAACCFAHVAVGFGHDPVEGPRNPFGEDVHLLLEKTGHYEDSNEDGEFSAGDTVFYSFLIKNVCTGTIDQISVQDPLATVEGEPITLSPGEENGTAFSAYHVLSQEDVDAGEFKNKATVSGKLPSGEVTTAEDEDIQDIYVKGSIKLEKTGTYEDTNGDGVPNVGDHVHYSFVVKNSCHATLYDVVVVDPLVEVSGGPVMLAPGEKDRTTFTGTYALTQTDIDAGTLVNTATATGRNSHGEVILDKDEDTQFFEVSGAVKLKKVGEYQDSNGDGYASPGDQILYTFEVKNSCHVTLKNVHIVDPLVAVSGGPITLAPGEKDKTTFKAIYTITQEDVDRGKVVNEATATGENPQGEPITDCDTYTVLLEGPDQTVMFELTKTVDVTQAVLGQQLTYTISITNTSQIEVKDITVTDHLPGELTLISSSLEQEVGGGWSIASMEPDEQLVIEIVVMATQVGEAVNVVELTVGDCRVEAEAEAVIITDRNVDMVISKTSEAAKIYQGDEFTYTIIVQNTGEGQATEVLIVDQLPELVSYVGSSYLLSTKEIEPQLSQEGNTLRWIIAEFPAGASMAITLTVKANMLGDLLNEVSVESAQEDVNPADNTDSDVNTIAEFFIPNVFTPGTKDNINDYFMIRELQQFTRNRIVIMNRLGDHVFEKENYQNDWDAEGLNGGAYFYVLQVTDAQGDPHVFKGWVQVIKSTTSSQTER; from the coding sequence ATGAAAGCACTTTTATCCAGCTTTTTGTTTTGGGCTGCATGCTGCTTTGCTCATGTGGCTGTTGGATTTGGTCATGACCCCGTGGAAGGCCCCAGGAATCCATTTGGGGAAGACGTCCATCTCCTTTTAGAAAAGACGGGGCATTATGAAGATAGTAATGAGGATGGAGAATTTAGTGCTGGCGACACGGTTTTTTATTCTTTTTTGATTAAGAACGTCTGTACTGGCACGATAGATCAGATCAGTGTGCAAGATCCTTTGGCCACCGTCGAAGGAGAGCCGATTACCTTGTCGCCTGGAGAAGAAAACGGAACGGCTTTCTCCGCTTATCATGTGCTTTCCCAAGAAGATGTGGATGCAGGAGAATTTAAGAATAAAGCTACCGTTTCCGGAAAATTGCCTTCAGGAGAAGTGACGACGGCAGAAGATGAGGATATTCAGGATATTTATGTGAAAGGCTCCATCAAGCTGGAAAAAACGGGGACCTATGAAGATACCAATGGAGACGGTGTGCCCAATGTCGGCGACCATGTCCATTATTCATTTGTGGTAAAAAACAGCTGTCATGCCACTTTATACGATGTGGTAGTAGTGGATCCGCTAGTGGAGGTAAGCGGAGGCCCGGTCATGTTGGCTCCGGGAGAAAAGGACAGGACGACCTTTACAGGGACGTATGCGCTTACACAGACCGATATTGATGCGGGCACCCTGGTAAATACTGCTACTGCGACGGGAAGAAATTCCCACGGGGAAGTCATCTTGGATAAAGATGAGGATACACAGTTTTTTGAGGTCAGTGGTGCTGTCAAGTTAAAGAAAGTAGGTGAATACCAAGATAGCAATGGTGATGGATATGCCAGCCCAGGGGATCAAATCCTGTACACTTTTGAAGTGAAAAACAGCTGTCATGTTACCCTAAAAAATGTCCACATTGTGGATCCCTTGGTAGCGGTTTCTGGTGGCCCGATTACCTTGGCTCCGGGGGAAAAGGATAAGACTACTTTTAAGGCTATTTACACCATTACCCAGGAAGATGTGGATCGTGGCAAAGTGGTGAACGAAGCCACAGCGACAGGGGAAAATCCACAAGGAGAGCCGATTACTGACTGCGATACCTATACCGTACTTTTGGAAGGGCCTGATCAGACCGTTATGTTTGAGCTGACCAAAACCGTGGATGTCACCCAAGCGGTACTGGGGCAGCAATTGACCTATACCATATCCATTACGAATACTAGCCAAATAGAGGTTAAGGACATCACGGTCACTGATCACTTGCCGGGAGAATTGACCTTGATATCTTCTTCACTGGAGCAGGAAGTGGGCGGTGGCTGGAGCATTGCGTCTATGGAGCCTGACGAACAATTGGTGATTGAAATAGTCGTAATGGCTACCCAAGTAGGAGAAGCTGTCAATGTCGTCGAATTGACTGTTGGGGATTGCAGGGTCGAGGCTGAGGCTGAGGCAGTAATCATCACGGACAGAAATGTGGACATGGTCATTTCCAAAACATCTGAAGCAGCCAAGATTTACCAAGGGGATGAATTTACCTATACTATTATAGTGCAAAACACTGGTGAGGGCCAAGCTACTGAGGTTCTGATCGTAGATCAGCTCCCTGAGCTGGTGAGCTATGTTGGCAGTTCGTACCTGCTTTCTACCAAGGAAATCGAGCCGCAGCTGTCGCAGGAAGGGAATACACTGCGATGGATCATCGCTGAATTTCCCGCTGGTGCAAGCATGGCAATTACCCTTACGGTAAAAGCCAATATGCTGGGAGATCTGCTGAACGAGGTGAGTGTAGAAAGTGCGCAAGAAGATGTGAACCCGGCTGACAATACCGATAGCGATGTGAATACCATAGCAGAGTTTTTCATTCCCAATGTCTTTACGCCCGGTACCAAGGATAACATCAACGATTATTTTATGATCCGTGAATTGCAGCAATTTACCCGAAACCGTATCGTGATCATGAACCGCTTGGGTGATCATGTCTTCGAAAAGGAAAATTATCAAAATGATTGGGACGCTGAAGGGCTCAATGGCGGCGCTTATTTCTACGTCTTACAAGTAACCGACGCCCAAGGTGATCCACATGTATTCAAGGGATGGGTGCAAGTGATCAAATCTACCACTTCCAGTCAAACCGAACGATAA
- a CDS encoding PorP/SprF family type IX secretion system membrane protein, with amino-acid sequence MRKIFTVYSLCLFAWAFLSGSEGQAQQLPQFSQYIFNGLTINPAYAGYKGVPYIQSSYRSQWSDFPGAPKTFSLSADLSANEGTMGFGASILSDKLGPTSTFSALLTYAYRVQTGYDSFLSFGISGGVSEYAVDGTMLSPDQGNDPDIPAGKVNTFTPNMNTGVFFHTSRFYAGLSMFNMIGRKALEREDISLAYHDFHYYLTAGTMIYISDDVQFKPSVLIKEAKGSPTNYDINGMVLLMERLWLGASYRSNLGNGNKNLQENLNNRNAIAAIVEIFATKQLRIGYSYDHNVNILSNLRNNSHEISVGYYIIPGDVRVHNPRWF; translated from the coding sequence ATGAGAAAGATTTTTACAGTATATAGTCTGTGCCTTTTTGCATGGGCTTTCCTTAGCGGTAGTGAAGGGCAAGCCCAGCAGCTGCCCCAGTTTAGCCAATATATTTTCAATGGCCTGACGATAAATCCTGCTTATGCAGGTTACAAGGGCGTGCCTTATATCCAGTCGTCTTATCGTAGCCAATGGTCTGATTTTCCTGGAGCTCCCAAGACCTTTTCACTGTCAGCCGATCTAAGCGCCAATGAAGGCACAATGGGGTTTGGGGCGTCTATTTTATCCGACAAGCTTGGCCCCACGTCCACTTTCTCGGCACTGTTGACATATGCCTATAGGGTGCAGACTGGCTACGATTCGTTTTTGAGTTTTGGAATTAGCGGAGGGGTTTCGGAATATGCCGTGGACGGGACAATGCTGAGTCCTGACCAAGGGAATGATCCAGATATCCCTGCGGGCAAAGTAAATACCTTTACTCCAAATATGAATACGGGGGTTTTCTTTCATACATCAAGGTTCTATGCAGGACTTAGTATGTTTAATATGATTGGTAGAAAAGCCCTTGAAAGAGAGGATATATCCCTGGCATATCATGATTTTCACTACTACCTCACGGCAGGAACGATGATTTATATTTCCGATGATGTACAGTTTAAGCCTTCCGTGCTGATCAAGGAGGCCAAAGGAAGCCCTACCAATTACGATATCAATGGAATGGTACTGCTGATGGAACGGCTGTGGTTGGGAGCCTCTTACCGGTCAAACTTGGGGAATGGCAATAAAAATTTGCAAGAAAACCTCAATAATCGAAATGCAATAGCTGCAATTGTGGAAATCTTTGCAACTAAACAACTTAGAATAGGGTATTCCTATGATCATAATGTAAATATTTTGAGTAACTTAAGGAATAATTCCCATGAAATTTCGGTGGGATATTATATTATTCCTGGAGATGTTAGAGTACATAACCCAAGATGGTTTTAA
- a CDS encoding OmpA family protein: MNKIFKAAFVIIFALLVYGRSHGQQALLRYADKEYGLLHYQESAEAYERAYEKRGKYRAAKGAAISHEKMNDYQSAYEWWEKVVGFEEAVTEDYVHFAAAANYEGKLDKVKSALDTLPYREGLDALNLDSLQYWYASTSEMALEPVKGINSSASDYGLVVDAHGNMYFTSDRGKTGNSKKAAIRFDLSEGMDEDIYEWTGRDFLHVYKADSTGAIRSLELPVPDSYHFADPFFVDDGNTVFYTVTRKIKRQNGKKIKPANRVNPEMDYGQQADAYVDYHSELYFSHVGKDGKFADYTPVPWNDAIGYSVITPFVDEEAGKLYFASDMPGGFGGYDIYEVSFDEDFNFGTPRNVGELINSAGDERDPFLMDDTFYFSSNGHFGLGGFDLFSAGYREGDFSGLKNLGIPYNSPRDDFGFLLVEGGKMYLSSDRIGGEGLDDIYSMQAMLMRFLGRVVDCDGALVSDGFMAEMIKKDEQRALTLDQETAGEIKRDLEPGEDYSLKISKRGYFPVYDDQIKAEAEDGLVEREYTLVPIPYQRTVFVDLVYYDLDKAVIRSDAMPVLDQVAELMASQSYLDLQVRSHTDARASNEYNEKLSNSRADAVAAYLEQKGISSERVHEAWYGEEELINDCGDGQPCPEWKHQLNRRSELVLMAFSEEGKEYELPADLKDLCEEPNLGVTMDVPTIYFDFDKYTLRPNSISQLDRVALLMRERPAMELALAGHTDIRGSESYNEVLSEHRAEVVRDYLVALGIDADRISYKWYGKTQPVHDCSEQPCSEADHQLNRRTEIMLMLDGVNINDAPDSMSGGEEAAAMPLATDGIYLISGVFSTVDNASEHLDDLGRKGFGQAKYFYNPDDQLFYCYVTTFDSFHAASKGLEQYKSDGLENVWVKKM; the protein is encoded by the coding sequence ATGAACAAGATTTTTAAAGCAGCATTTGTCATCATTTTTGCGTTGCTGGTGTACGGAAGGAGTCATGGCCAGCAAGCACTTTTGCGGTATGCGGATAAAGAATATGGGCTATTGCATTACCAAGAATCCGCCGAGGCTTATGAGCGGGCTTACGAAAAGCGCGGAAAATACCGGGCTGCCAAAGGAGCGGCCATCAGCCACGAAAAGATGAACGATTATCAGTCCGCCTATGAGTGGTGGGAGAAGGTCGTTGGTTTTGAAGAAGCCGTGACGGAGGATTATGTGCATTTTGCAGCAGCAGCCAATTATGAAGGTAAGCTCGATAAGGTAAAGTCCGCACTGGACACCTTGCCATACCGAGAAGGGCTGGATGCCTTAAATTTGGATTCCCTACAGTACTGGTACGCCTCGACTTCAGAAATGGCGTTGGAGCCTGTGAAAGGGATCAACAGCAGTGCTTCCGATTATGGCTTGGTGGTAGATGCCCATGGTAATATGTACTTTACTTCTGATCGGGGCAAAACGGGCAATTCTAAAAAAGCAGCGATACGCTTTGACCTGTCTGAAGGGATGGATGAGGACATTTATGAATGGACGGGAAGGGACTTTCTTCATGTTTATAAAGCTGACAGTACAGGGGCTATTCGTTCCTTGGAATTGCCCGTGCCGGACAGTTACCACTTTGCAGATCCATTTTTTGTGGATGATGGCAACACGGTCTTCTATACGGTTACCCGAAAGATCAAGCGCCAAAATGGAAAAAAAATCAAACCTGCTAATCGCGTAAATCCAGAGATGGATTATGGTCAGCAGGCAGATGCTTATGTTGATTATCATTCGGAATTGTACTTTAGCCATGTCGGCAAGGACGGGAAGTTTGCTGATTATACGCCTGTTCCTTGGAATGATGCTATTGGATATTCCGTGATCACACCATTTGTGGATGAAGAAGCAGGGAAATTATATTTCGCTTCAGATATGCCAGGAGGTTTTGGGGGATATGATATTTATGAGGTGAGTTTTGATGAGGATTTTAATTTTGGCACCCCCAGAAATGTGGGTGAGCTGATCAATAGTGCTGGAGATGAGCGAGATCCATTTTTGATGGATGATACATTTTATTTTTCATCCAACGGTCATTTTGGCTTGGGAGGCTTTGACCTGTTTAGTGCGGGCTACCGGGAAGGTGACTTTTCGGGGTTGAAAAACCTCGGGATTCCTTATAATTCGCCACGCGATGATTTTGGGTTTTTGTTGGTTGAAGGCGGTAAAATGTACCTTTCCAGTGATCGCATTGGTGGTGAAGGGCTGGATGATATCTACAGCATGCAGGCGATGTTGATGCGTTTCCTGGGTAGAGTGGTGGATTGTGATGGGGCATTGGTCAGTGATGGCTTTATGGCCGAGATGATCAAGAAGGATGAGCAGCGAGCATTAACGCTCGATCAGGAAACGGCAGGTGAAATCAAGCGTGACTTGGAGCCTGGGGAGGATTATAGCTTGAAGATCAGCAAGCGCGGTTATTTTCCCGTTTATGACGATCAGATCAAGGCGGAAGCTGAAGATGGACTGGTCGAGCGGGAGTACACGCTTGTTCCCATACCCTATCAAAGGACGGTATTCGTGGACTTGGTGTATTACGACCTTGATAAGGCCGTCATTCGATCCGATGCCATGCCGGTATTGGATCAAGTGGCCGAGTTGATGGCTTCCCAGTCGTATTTGGATTTGCAGGTACGATCCCACACTGATGCCCGTGCATCCAATGAGTACAATGAGAAGCTCAGTAACTCTCGCGCCGATGCTGTAGCCGCTTATTTGGAGCAGAAAGGGATTTCGTCAGAGCGGGTTCATGAGGCTTGGTATGGAGAGGAAGAATTGATCAATGATTGTGGTGATGGTCAGCCCTGCCCAGAATGGAAGCATCAGCTAAATCGCCGAAGTGAGTTGGTGCTGATGGCGTTTTCTGAGGAGGGCAAAGAGTATGAACTGCCTGCTGACCTGAAGGACCTTTGTGAGGAACCTAATTTGGGCGTGACGATGGATGTGCCAACGATTTATTTTGATTTTGATAAATACACCCTTCGCCCGAATAGCATTTCGCAGTTGGACCGGGTGGCCCTGCTGATGAGGGAGCGTCCGGCGATGGAGTTGGCATTGGCTGGTCATACTGATATTAGAGGTTCGGAAAGCTATAATGAAGTACTGTCCGAGCACCGTGCGGAGGTCGTACGGGATTACTTGGTGGCTTTGGGGATTGATGCCGATAGGATTTCCTACAAATGGTATGGCAAGACACAGCCAGTCCACGATTGTAGTGAGCAACCGTGCTCTGAGGCCGATCACCAGCTCAACCGCCGAACAGAAATCATGCTGATGCTGGATGGGGTAAATATCAATGATGCCCCTGATTCCATGTCCGGCGGAGAAGAAGCGGCTGCCATGCCACTGGCCACTGATGGGATTTACCTGATTTCTGGGGTGTTTAGTACTGTAGATAATGCATCAGAGCATCTGGATGATCTTGGCCGGAAAGGTTTTGGCCAAGCAAAATACTTTTATAATCCCGATGATCAGCTCTTTTACTGCTATGTGACTACGTTTGACAGCTTTCATGCTGCTTCCAAGGGCTTGGAGCAGTATAAATCTGACGGGCTGGAAAATGTCTGGGTAAAGAAGATGTAG
- a CDS encoding helix-turn-helix domain-containing protein: MEDNSISAKLKGLRSSKGISQELLAEEAGVSLRTVQRIESGTSKPSGSTCQRLAEALGISPDVFIDPNLIENTDFLKKMSLSALSFILFPLLGILVPSVLWVLYKDKVKGIDEVARPLINFQITWTLLCVLFPFLIMPLLYAMLEIALGVFGVYVDFPFTSRPFEAKLVWFLMYVYNATVIVINTFRIHDNKAIKYFPTVEFIRAK; this comes from the coding sequence ATGGAAGACAACAGTATTTCAGCAAAATTAAAAGGACTTAGGTCAAGTAAAGGGATTTCTCAGGAGTTGCTGGCAGAAGAGGCGGGAGTAAGCTTGAGAACAGTCCAGCGCATAGAGAGCGGTACTTCAAAGCCAAGTGGATCCACCTGTCAGCGTTTGGCAGAGGCCTTGGGAATAAGTCCTGATGTATTTATTGATCCCAATCTCATAGAAAACACGGATTTTCTAAAAAAGATGAGCTTGTCGGCACTGTCATTTATCCTTTTTCCATTACTGGGGATTTTAGTGCCATCTGTACTTTGGGTGCTTTACAAGGATAAAGTCAAAGGAATTGATGAGGTAGCACGTCCGCTCATTAATTTTCAAATTACCTGGACACTTTTGTGTGTGTTGTTTCCTTTTCTAATAATGCCCCTATTGTATGCAATGCTTGAGATAGCTTTGGGCGTGTTTGGCGTGTACGTTGATTTTCCTTTTACCAGTAGGCCTTTTGAAGCTAAACTAGTGTGGTTTTTGATGTATGTTTACAACGCCACGGTGATAGTCATCAATACCTTTAGGATCCATGACAACAAGGCGATAAAGTATTTTCCCACTGTGGAATTTATAAGAGCCAAGTAA
- a CDS encoding TspO/MBR family protein has protein sequence MDTTGNVSGKKINWLHLLLFVAAAVLLGSISGIANAGNITTWYADLQKPPFNPPNYLFGPVWTVLYALMGLGLYLIWNAPKSEKRKRTIQVFVVQFVLNFCWSFIFFYFHLIGWAAIEIVVLLGMIIWMIVRFKAVNKWAAYLQVPYLLWVSFATLLNISIWWLNS, from the coding sequence ATGGATACCACAGGGAACGTTTCAGGCAAGAAGATCAACTGGCTACATCTATTGCTATTTGTGGCCGCGGCGGTTTTGTTGGGCAGCATTTCGGGCATTGCCAATGCGGGCAACATTACCACGTGGTATGCGGATTTACAAAAGCCGCCCTTCAATCCACCAAATTATCTGTTTGGCCCGGTTTGGACGGTGTTGTATGCATTGATGGGGCTAGGGCTGTACTTGATCTGGAATGCTCCGAAGTCTGAGAAGAGAAAGAGGACCATTCAAGTTTTTGTGGTGCAGTTTGTGTTAAATTTCTGCTGGAGCTTTATCTTTTTCTACTTTCACCTGATCGGGTGGGCCGCCATTGAAATCGTCGTACTGCTGGGCATGATCATTTGGATGATCGTGCGCTTCAAGGCTGTCAACAAGTGGGCGGCGTATTTACAGGTTCCCTACCTGCTTTGGGTAAGCTTTGCTACCTTGCTCAATATCAGTATTTGGTGGCTTAATTCTTGA
- a CDS encoding SRPBCC family protein, whose product MGHYQLFSEQKIPATVEEVWDFISSPKNLKEITPNHMGFDITSPQLPEKMHPGMIISYKVSPMLGIKMTWVTEITQVKEREFFVDEQRIGPYAMWHHQHHLVPIEGGVIMKDIVTYQPPFGPLGTIANSVFIRKQLDTIFAYRFKAVEEKFGKFE is encoded by the coding sequence ATGGGACATTACCAGTTGTTTTCTGAACAAAAAATTCCCGCCACAGTCGAGGAGGTTTGGGATTTTATTTCTTCCCCCAAAAACCTGAAGGAAATCACTCCCAACCACATGGGGTTTGATATTACCTCTCCACAGCTGCCCGAAAAGATGCATCCGGGGATGATCATCAGTTACAAGGTCAGTCCAATGCTGGGGATCAAAATGACTTGGGTGACGGAGATCACGCAGGTGAAGGAAAGAGAATTCTTTGTGGATGAGCAACGTATCGGGCCGTATGCGATGTGGCACCATCAGCATCACTTGGTGCCGATAGAAGGCGGGGTGATCATGAAAGATATCGTGACATATCAGCCTCCATTTGGGCCTTTGGGGACTATCGCCAATTCCGTTTTTATTCGAAAGCAACTGGACACCATTTTTGCCTACAGGTTTAAGGCGGTAGAGGAAAAATTCGGAAAGTTTGAATGA
- the mnmD gene encoding tRNA (5-methylaminomethyl-2-thiouridine)(34)-methyltransferase MnmD yields the protein MDKAIKLIETEDGSHSLYVPELDETYHSFHGAYRESIHVFFLYGLDYWFTHHPHQKPIRVFEVGFGTGLNAWLALVWAEQNKVPLLYHTIEPFPVPEEVYTQLNYKNIDQDIRLYQGAFDELHQAEWDKGGAITPYFNMKKDKTTLEKVQLYPTDVVFFDAFAPSKQPELWSKDLLQKVVDAMNPGAVFVTYCAKGQVKRDLAAVGLKVETLPGPPGKKEMVRGVKL from the coding sequence ATGGACAAAGCGATAAAACTTATCGAAACGGAAGACGGATCCCACTCGCTCTATGTGCCCGAGTTGGATGAGACCTACCACTCTTTTCATGGCGCTTATCGGGAATCCATTCACGTGTTTTTTCTTTATGGCTTGGATTATTGGTTTACCCATCACCCTCACCAAAAACCCATTCGGGTCTTTGAGGTTGGTTTTGGTACGGGACTGAATGCTTGGCTGGCGCTTGTTTGGGCGGAGCAGAACAAGGTTCCGTTGCTTTACCACACCATTGAGCCATTCCCTGTTCCTGAAGAGGTCTACACCCAACTCAACTATAAAAATATCGACCAGGATATTCGCCTTTATCAAGGGGCTTTTGATGAACTTCATCAAGCAGAATGGGATAAAGGCGGCGCCATCACACCATATTTCAATATGAAGAAGGACAAAACCACCTTGGAAAAAGTACAGCTGTACCCTACGGATGTGGTGTTCTTTGATGCCTTTGCACCAAGCAAGCAGCCTGAATTATGGTCCAAGGACTTGTTGCAAAAAGTAGTGGACGCGATGAACCCAGGGGCGGTATTTGTCACCTATTGTGCCAAAGGACAGGTAAAAAGAGACCTTGCAGCAGTGGGATTAAAAGTAGAAACACTTCCTGGCCCTCCGGGCAAAAAGGAAATGGTTCGCGGGGTAAAATTATAG